In a single window of the Vibrio celticus genome:
- a CDS encoding ABC transporter ATP-binding protein has product MATVQFKNVDKIYSDDAHIVKDFNLEIGDGEFVVFLGPSGCGKSTTLRMLSGLEEVSHGEILINGEVVNHLNPKDRNIAMVFQSYALYPHMTVYENIGFSLKMAGVNKDEIKKQVRHVADMLQLTPLLDRKPRALSGGQRQRVAMGRAMVRTPEVFLFDEPLSNLDAKLRNVMRTEIKDLHKKHQKTTVYVTHDQVEAMTLADKVVILRDGIIEQVGTPKEIYHKPANLFVASFIGSPSMNMLPVAIKPAQEGWSIELNGKTIDVVSLNDSSIVTNEATLGVRPSDISSQSSSKAVAVEVFVESTELLGTTIQVHGQLGDTAVTIELDSEQQVEEGTSCTFYIDIQRSHLFNQNGLAIL; this is encoded by the coding sequence ATGGCGACGGTTCAATTCAAAAATGTAGATAAGATCTATTCTGATGATGCGCACATTGTTAAAGATTTCAATCTCGAGATTGGCGATGGAGAGTTTGTTGTGTTTCTAGGGCCTTCAGGGTGTGGGAAGTCAACCACGTTAAGAATGCTATCTGGTCTCGAAGAGGTGTCTCATGGCGAAATTTTAATTAATGGTGAGGTCGTCAACCACCTTAATCCTAAAGACCGAAATATTGCCATGGTATTCCAAAGTTATGCCTTGTACCCACACATGACGGTGTATGAAAACATTGGTTTCTCGTTGAAAATGGCTGGCGTCAACAAAGACGAAATCAAAAAGCAAGTTCGACACGTAGCAGATATGCTGCAGTTGACGCCTTTGCTTGATCGGAAGCCGCGTGCATTGTCTGGTGGGCAGCGTCAACGTGTAGCAATGGGGCGAGCGATGGTTAGAACACCAGAAGTGTTTTTGTTTGATGAGCCGCTATCGAACCTAGACGCTAAACTTCGTAATGTGATGCGTACTGAAATCAAAGACCTCCATAAGAAGCATCAAAAAACCACGGTGTATGTCACCCATGACCAAGTGGAAGCAATGACACTTGCCGATAAAGTGGTGATCTTACGCGATGGTATCATCGAACAAGTGGGCACGCCAAAAGAGATCTACCACAAACCTGCCAACCTGTTTGTCGCTAGTTTCATCGGCAGCCCATCAATGAACATGTTACCTGTTGCAATAAAACCTGCTCAAGAAGGCTGGAGCATCGAATTAAATGGAAAAACTATTGATGTGGTGTCGTTAAATGACTCAAGCATAGTGACCAATGAAGCCACGTTAGGAGTAAGACCAAGCGATATTAGCAGCCAAAGTTCAAGCAAAGCGGTTGCGGTTGAAGTGTTTGTTGAATCCACAGAATTACTTGGCACAACAATACAAGTCCACGGACAGCTTGGTGACACCGCTGTGACCATCGAACTGGATTCTGAGCAACAAGTCGAAGAGGGCACGAGTTGTACTTTCTATATCGATATTCAAAGATCGCACCTGTTTAATCAAAATGGCTTGGCTATCCTCTAG
- a CDS encoding carbohydrate porin, with amino-acid sequence MEQLKLLPLAAAVATTMMALPAMANDADIDALTKRIQELEAKVVKIDYVDDQQPSVLTPETKAPIGVVFSGYARYGAHYADGDRRYVEVGTTGRSLGRLGNEANGGEFQLGRIFETDNGPIWNVGVMIDHWANDQWGSPGGVDLKKAFAGVTNVFESQPEMYFWGGRDFHQRPQQGINDYFWMSHDGQGGGFKNYNFGGAKLDFAVITKVDFGDGGSLGNDSGRYAFTSKLHSIDAGLGTLDFYANYGFASDEAGNDLKDETSWQVGAELGLGDSNKVIARYSDGADDSSFDLAGDVQALYMSFEGSYNYGNPWSVDYLVSYKDVVGKDAAALNGKGERSEYAVIVRPMYSWNEVHSTWFEAGYAMEDRENNDEVKGWKVTASQNISMGGMPWSRPMLRLYATVGDVEDTDNIKYDTLSLGAMFEAWW; translated from the coding sequence ATGGAACAGTTGAAACTCTTACCTCTTGCTGCTGCAGTGGCTACCACAATGATGGCGCTACCCGCTATGGCTAACGATGCAGACATTGATGCGTTAACAAAACGCATTCAAGAACTTGAAGCAAAAGTGGTAAAAATTGACTATGTGGATGACCAACAACCTTCTGTGTTAACGCCAGAAACGAAAGCACCTATCGGTGTGGTTTTTTCTGGTTACGCACGTTACGGCGCGCATTATGCCGATGGCGACCGACGTTATGTTGAGGTTGGCACTACTGGGCGGTCATTGGGTCGTTTAGGTAACGAAGCGAATGGCGGGGAATTTCAATTAGGACGTATCTTTGAAACGGATAATGGTCCAATTTGGAATGTGGGAGTCATGATTGATCACTGGGCAAACGATCAATGGGGATCGCCAGGTGGTGTTGATTTGAAGAAAGCTTTTGCTGGTGTAACAAACGTATTTGAAAGTCAGCCTGAAATGTATTTTTGGGGTGGTCGAGATTTCCACCAAAGACCACAACAGGGTATCAATGATTACTTCTGGATGTCGCATGATGGTCAAGGTGGTGGTTTTAAAAACTATAACTTTGGTGGCGCAAAACTCGATTTTGCAGTGATCACAAAAGTTGATTTCGGTGATGGTGGTTCGTTAGGTAATGATTCTGGGCGCTACGCGTTTACCAGTAAATTACACAGCATTGATGCCGGTCTAGGTACTCTCGATTTTTATGCTAACTACGGTTTTGCGTCTGATGAAGCCGGAAATGACTTAAAAGATGAAACATCGTGGCAAGTTGGCGCCGAATTGGGGCTTGGTGATTCAAACAAAGTGATCGCTCGTTACTCTGATGGTGCCGACGATTCTTCCTTTGATCTTGCGGGTGATGTGCAGGCGCTCTACATGAGCTTTGAAGGTAGCTACAACTATGGCAACCCTTGGTCTGTTGATTATCTTGTCTCATACAAAGACGTAGTGGGTAAGGATGCCGCGGCATTAAATGGCAAAGGTGAGCGCAGTGAATATGCTGTGATTGTTCGACCAATGTATAGCTGGAATGAAGTTCACTCAACATGGTTTGAAGCGGGTTATGCAATGGAAGACCGTGAAAATAATGACGAAGTGAAAGGCTGGAAAGTCACAGCGTCGCAAAACATTTCTATGGGTGGTATGCCGTGGAGCCGTCCAATGCTTCGACTGTACGCGACCGTTGGCGATGTAGAAGATACAGACAATATTAAATACGACACACTGAGTCTAGGCGCGATGTTTGAAGCGTGGTGGTAA
- a CDS encoding ABC transporter ATP-binding protein, with protein sequence MASVTFKNLIKNYGETQVVKDIDLEVKHGEFIVLLGPSGCGKSTTLRMLAGLEEISGGEIYIDDLMVNELHPIERNIAMVFQSYALYPHMTVGENIGFSLENMKIDKATRKEMVADVAKVLELTSLLDRKPKELSGGQRQRVAMGRAMVRTPEVFLFDEPLSNLDAKLRGQMRKEIRALHEKVKTTVIYVTHDQVEAMTLADRIVILNNGVIEQVGTPKEIFEQPKSQFVARFIGSPEINVFDTNTTEINLSLPDVDLSADIESIGIRPQDFSLYQDDIESEVCRSLNVTVIGSEVLGSVIHLDCLFNGKKVVVETHYIEELIEGDITIYFDKRKAHYFDKNKITTLQ encoded by the coding sequence ATGGCATCAGTAACTTTTAAGAATTTAATTAAGAACTATGGAGAAACTCAGGTCGTTAAAGATATTGACTTAGAGGTTAAACATGGGGAGTTCATCGTATTACTTGGGCCTTCTGGCTGTGGTAAATCTACAACGTTAAGAATGCTTGCTGGGCTAGAAGAAATATCAGGCGGTGAGATTTATATTGACGATCTCATGGTGAATGAGCTTCACCCGATAGAACGAAATATAGCCATGGTATTTCAGAGCTACGCATTATACCCACACATGACGGTTGGCGAGAACATTGGTTTCAGTTTAGAAAACATGAAAATCGATAAAGCCACACGTAAAGAAATGGTGGCTGATGTTGCTAAGGTGCTTGAACTAACCTCGCTTCTAGATCGTAAGCCGAAAGAACTTTCTGGTGGTCAAAGGCAGCGCGTCGCAATGGGGCGCGCCATGGTTCGCACGCCGGAAGTGTTTTTATTTGATGAGCCTTTATCAAACCTAGACGCAAAACTTCGTGGTCAAATGCGTAAAGAGATTCGTGCGTTGCATGAAAAAGTCAAAACCACCGTCATTTACGTTACGCATGACCAAGTCGAAGCCATGACTCTGGCTGACCGAATTGTGATTTTGAACAATGGTGTTATCGAACAAGTTGGTACGCCGAAAGAAATCTTCGAGCAGCCTAAATCCCAATTTGTTGCGCGCTTCATTGGTAGCCCGGAAATCAACGTGTTTGATACCAATACCACCGAAATCAACTTGAGCTTACCTGACGTCGACCTTTCTGCAGATATCGAATCCATTGGTATTCGACCACAAGATTTTTCTCTCTATCAAGATGACATCGAATCTGAAGTTTGTCGTTCATTAAACGTCACGGTGATTGGCTCTGAAGTACTGGGTTCAGTTATTCACCTTGATTGTTTGTTTAACGGCAAAAAAGTGGTGGTTGAAACTCATTACATAGAAGAACTCATCGAAGGCGACATCACGATCTACTTCGATAAACGAAAAGCACACTATTTCGATAAAAACAAAATTACCACTCTACAATAA
- a CDS encoding AraC family transcriptional regulator, which produces MKKILVLLDVMVFYDREIFRGIKAAVHCRSEDVSIYISSEEHIDKLKEDSWDYIIADGDKLVDIPSVMRVARQGLIYSSYQLESVPAGISTLVVDNQQIAITALGKFTELGIQRVGFYSNEFDRQYEWSKEREQCFKATADKIGLEMCLVDPHHLIGSNEKIGVLCSTDRSARTLIQALTDEKIMVPKQVNVIGVDCDPIESEISPVAITSVDISPYDIGKQALSLVLKEEKAQAYFYTPSQLVEKASCSSEDLSDGIVSRASFYIYNNYHNSIKVSDVANYCRVSRKTLDSRFFNAKNMTVHQYIHERRLEKCMRLLSETDESIEDIALQCGYPHQSYLYQVFKKNLSCTPLDFRKKENSRYHI; this is translated from the coding sequence ATGAAAAAGATACTCGTGCTATTGGATGTGATGGTGTTTTACGACCGCGAAATATTCCGAGGAATTAAAGCTGCTGTGCATTGTCGTTCAGAAGACGTATCTATTTATATTAGTTCTGAAGAGCACATTGATAAGTTGAAAGAAGATAGCTGGGATTACATCATTGCTGATGGGGATAAGTTGGTTGATATCCCTTCAGTAATGAGGGTGGCGCGGCAAGGATTAATATATTCAAGCTACCAACTCGAATCCGTACCAGCCGGCATTTCTACGTTAGTGGTTGATAATCAGCAAATTGCGATTACCGCACTAGGTAAGTTCACCGAGCTCGGCATTCAACGTGTTGGCTTTTATAGCAACGAATTTGACCGTCAATACGAATGGAGCAAAGAAAGGGAACAATGCTTTAAAGCGACCGCAGACAAGATTGGCCTAGAGATGTGCCTTGTCGACCCGCATCATTTGATAGGTAGTAATGAGAAAATAGGTGTGTTGTGCAGCACTGATCGCTCGGCGAGAACATTAATACAAGCGCTTACTGACGAAAAAATTATGGTGCCAAAGCAAGTTAACGTGATTGGTGTCGATTGTGATCCTATTGAAAGTGAAATTTCTCCTGTCGCAATTACTTCTGTCGATATCAGCCCTTATGATATTGGTAAGCAAGCGTTATCGCTGGTACTTAAAGAAGAGAAAGCTCAGGCGTATTTTTACACACCAAGTCAACTAGTGGAAAAGGCATCTTGTAGCAGTGAAGACCTATCTGACGGAATAGTGAGTCGTGCCAGTTTTTATATTTACAATAATTACCACAATAGTATTAAGGTTTCTGATGTGGCTAACTATTGTCGTGTTTCAAGGAAAACGCTAGATAGTCGATTTTTTAATGCAAAGAATATGACAGTCCATCAATATATTCATGAAAGACGCTTAGAAAAATGCATGCGATTATTATCTGAGACCGATGAAAGTATTGAAGATATAGCATTGCAATGTGGTTACCCGCACCAAAGTTATTTGTATCAAGTATTCAAGAAAAACTTGTCTTGTACCCCACTAGATTTTCGCAAGAAGGAAAATTCACGTTATCATATCTAA
- the xylA gene encoding xylose isomerase has translation MTKYFEHINKIQFEGTASSNPLAFRHYDADKMILGKSMKDHLRFAACYWHNFCWPGSDVFGAGTFDRPWHKNGDAMEMAKMKADAAFDFFSKLDVPYYCFHDTDVAPEGNSIKEYVNNFQAMVDVLEQKQSETGLKLLWGTANAFSNPRYMSGAGTNPDPKVFAYAATQIFNAMGATQRLGGENYVLWGGREGYETLLNTDLRQEREQLGRLMQMVVEHKHKIGFKGAILIEPKPQEPTKHQYDYDTATVYGFLKQFGLENEIKVNIEANHATLAGHSFHHEVATATSLGLFGSIDANRGDPQLGWDTDQFPNSVEENTLVMYEILKAGGFTTGGFNFDARVRRPSIDGEDLFHGHIGGMDTMALSLERAADMIENDVLSKKIAQRYAGWNEDLGKKILSGDLNLETLAKHAVDSNISPVKTSGQQEHLENTVNGFIFK, from the coding sequence ATGACAAAATATTTTGAACACATTAATAAAATTCAATTTGAAGGCACTGCATCTTCGAACCCACTTGCATTCCGTCATTACGATGCCGACAAGATGATCCTTGGCAAAAGCATGAAAGACCACCTTCGTTTTGCTGCGTGTTACTGGCACAACTTCTGTTGGCCGGGCTCTGATGTTTTCGGTGCTGGCACATTCGACCGCCCTTGGCACAAAAATGGCGACGCCATGGAAATGGCAAAAATGAAAGCCGATGCCGCGTTCGACTTCTTCTCTAAACTCGACGTTCCTTACTACTGTTTCCACGACACCGATGTGGCACCAGAAGGCAACTCCATCAAGGAGTACGTAAACAACTTCCAAGCAATGGTTGATGTGCTTGAGCAAAAGCAATCGGAAACCGGACTTAAGTTGCTTTGGGGTACAGCAAACGCTTTCTCTAACCCACGTTACATGTCGGGTGCGGGTACTAACCCTGATCCGAAAGTATTCGCTTACGCGGCAACGCAAATCTTCAACGCGATGGGCGCAACTCAACGCTTAGGTGGCGAAAACTACGTTTTATGGGGTGGTCGTGAAGGTTACGAAACTCTACTAAACACTGACTTACGCCAAGAACGCGAGCAGTTGGGCCGCCTAATGCAGATGGTGGTTGAGCATAAACATAAGATTGGCTTTAAAGGGGCGATTTTAATTGAACCTAAACCACAAGAGCCAACAAAACACCAATACGATTATGATACCGCAACAGTTTACGGTTTCTTGAAACAGTTCGGCTTAGAGAACGAAATCAAGGTGAACATTGAAGCGAACCACGCCACACTTGCGGGTCACAGCTTCCATCATGAAGTTGCGACTGCAACGTCTTTAGGACTATTTGGTTCTATCGATGCGAACCGTGGCGACCCTCAACTAGGTTGGGATACCGACCAATTCCCAAACAGCGTGGAAGAAAACACGTTAGTCATGTACGAAATTCTTAAAGCAGGTGGTTTCACTACAGGTGGCTTCAACTTTGATGCTCGGGTTCGTCGTCCTTCCATTGATGGCGAAGACTTGTTCCACGGCCACATTGGCGGCATGGACACTATGGCATTGTCTTTAGAGCGCGCTGCCGACATGATTGAAAATGACGTGTTATCTAAGAAAATTGCTCAACGTTATGCGGGTTGGAATGAAGACCTAGGCAAGAAGATCCTAAGCGGTGACCTTAACCTTGAAACGCTAGCTAAGCATGCTGTCGACAGCAACATTTCTCCGGTTAAAACATCTGGCCAACAAGAACATCTAGAAAACACTGTCAACGGTTTCATCTTTAAATAA
- a CDS encoding endo-1,4-beta-xylanase, producing the protein MKWNSFLLIAGVAIALPGCLSECGSEVETGSPELPSTEVASLFQLSEGYPIGVALPAGDAQNSVFIRSDLQSVVGQHFNQITAENIMKPSYLQPEQGTFFFDDSDRLVAFSQEIGSGLHGHTLVWHQQLPEWMKSCTTNCASVMTDHITNVANHFAGKVDSWDVVNEAFNEDGTYRNAGDQGSVWFANIGKDYIAQAFTAADQADSSAALYYNDYNIERNDAKLTAVLTMVNELKTANVPIDGIGFQMHIGLDDPSIEVISASLTKAAQTGLKVKITELDVRLNPNGDYSELSLELADKQKKRFENIVTQYLAIVPEEQRGGISVWGVSDADSWIIDLYGNADWPLLFDSKLVAKPALQGFANGLISAAKPELPSLFKDSFEDGVYWYEDGSTTVTGAYTHNAADKTMNVDVDWLANGDEYVVATTFTDNETIDFSTAKTLSFDVYVPSEYGTDGHLAIQPFIMDGAYTPAYIGWQFGYQLDEWSTITIPNISPDFAFGYSGNPDFTNIDRIGLQFIANGAVLPLKTIQIDNVIIR; encoded by the coding sequence ATGAAATGGAATTCATTTTTGCTAATAGCGGGCGTCGCTATCGCTTTACCCGGCTGCTTGTCTGAATGTGGATCTGAAGTTGAGACAGGCTCTCCTGAATTACCTTCAACAGAAGTTGCCAGTTTGTTCCAACTGTCCGAAGGGTATCCAATCGGTGTAGCGCTTCCAGCAGGTGATGCTCAAAACTCAGTGTTTATTAGAAGCGACTTACAAAGTGTTGTAGGTCAGCATTTTAACCAAATAACTGCTGAAAACATTATGAAACCTAGTTATTTACAACCAGAGCAAGGTACGTTCTTTTTTGATGATTCCGACCGTTTGGTTGCATTCAGCCAGGAAATTGGATCAGGGCTTCATGGGCACACGTTAGTCTGGCACCAGCAGTTACCCGAGTGGATGAAAAGCTGCACAACCAATTGCGCCTCGGTGATGACCGATCATATTACTAACGTTGCGAATCATTTTGCGGGAAAAGTAGACAGTTGGGACGTAGTCAACGAAGCATTTAATGAAGATGGAACGTATCGAAATGCCGGCGACCAAGGAAGTGTTTGGTTTGCAAATATTGGTAAAGATTATATTGCACAGGCCTTTACCGCTGCTGACCAAGCAGATAGCAGTGCCGCCTTGTATTACAACGATTACAACATAGAACGTAATGACGCTAAGTTAACGGCGGTGCTTACAATGGTGAACGAACTAAAAACCGCTAATGTACCCATTGACGGTATTGGGTTTCAGATGCACATAGGGCTCGATGATCCAAGTATCGAAGTGATCTCTGCGTCTTTAACTAAAGCTGCGCAAACAGGTCTAAAAGTAAAAATAACGGAGCTCGATGTGCGCTTGAACCCGAACGGTGATTATTCGGAGTTATCGCTTGAACTCGCAGATAAACAAAAAAAACGTTTCGAAAATATAGTCACTCAATACTTAGCCATTGTTCCGGAAGAGCAACGTGGTGGGATCTCCGTTTGGGGTGTCTCTGATGCCGATAGTTGGATTATTGATTTATATGGTAATGCTGACTGGCCGTTGCTTTTTGACTCGAAACTTGTGGCAAAACCTGCTCTACAAGGCTTTGCAAATGGCTTGATATCCGCAGCCAAACCCGAATTGCCATCATTGTTTAAAGACAGTTTTGAAGATGGCGTGTACTGGTATGAAGACGGTTCGACAACTGTTACTGGTGCATACACTCATAATGCCGCTGATAAAACGATGAACGTTGATGTGGACTGGTTAGCAAATGGCGATGAGTATGTTGTTGCCACTACGTTCACAGACAACGAAACAATAGATTTCTCTACCGCCAAAACGCTGTCTTTTGATGTTTACGTACCAAGTGAATATGGAACGGATGGGCACTTAGCGATTCAGCCTTTCATCATGGATGGCGCTTATACGCCTGCCTATATTGGATGGCAGTTCGGATATCAATTGGATGAATGGTCGACGATTACTATACCCAATATTTCACCAGATTTTGCGTTTGGTTACAGTGGAAATCCTGACTTCACCAATATAGACCGTATCGGACTGCAGTTCATTGCTAACGGTGCTGTTCTCCCTCTAAAAACGATTCAAATCGATAATGTGATTATCCGATAA
- a CDS encoding glycoside hydrolase family 3 N-terminal domain-containing protein yields the protein MNPIYKSNQYPISTRVDNLLSLMTLEEKVGQLLQLPANIEGNTDKLEHWHVGSYLHCTGSMNSELQARALDSRLGIPLIFGIDAIHGHCFDNDSTVFPSQLATSSSWDLDLMYRMARITAKETRASGLHWTFSPVLCVGRDARWGRIDETYGEDAWLIGEMASATIKGYQGDDVSSPDSILACAKHYVAYGETIGGRDSYEANVTRRQLLSTFLPPFEKSVKEANVASLMTGYHSNDGIPCTIDDWLLTDVAKTDWNLDGFIVTDWENVRSLHTKQTVCENAKEACYQSLIAGNDMMMSTPEFYPLTVELVQEGRISVATLDSSVKRILTKKFELGLFDSMANYAPERSSIMGIEAHHAVSLEASRKGLVLLKNDGVLPIKPNSLKKVLLVGPNADDVIAQLGDWSFGSIQASMTNDTFHREQTVTLLDALTHEANEQGFELEFIKGADCVDASVDEIDAINLALPTADLVVACVGDTLSQNGEFHDRANLDLSGQQQAMLETINRHDKPLVVCLIASKPLTLPWVKEHANAILCGFNSGPKGGQALSEALFGQLNPAGKLTISFPVHVGQIPVYYNKYQGWHAHNSGQTNGEERYIDMPLDPLFSFGEGLSYSRFSYSNIHIQNMHINPGQNVEISLELENLSDIDGVEIVQVYLRDLYSSVTTPIKKLCGFARVELAAGEKKEVNIVVPFDELALINTKLQKVVEAGEFEFMIGASSKDQDLQRIRVSVEQSVVLNKK from the coding sequence GTGAACCCAATATATAAGAGTAATCAATATCCGATATCGACGCGCGTTGATAATCTTCTTAGCCTTATGACTCTCGAAGAAAAAGTAGGCCAGCTACTTCAATTGCCCGCCAATATAGAAGGAAACACTGATAAGTTAGAACATTGGCATGTTGGTAGTTATCTTCATTGTACAGGCTCGATGAACTCAGAACTTCAAGCACGAGCGCTTGATTCACGTCTTGGTATTCCTTTAATTTTTGGCATTGATGCAATTCACGGCCACTGTTTCGACAATGATTCAACAGTCTTTCCTAGCCAGCTTGCTACTTCATCAAGTTGGGATTTAGACCTAATGTATAGAATGGCAAGGATTACAGCAAAAGAAACGCGCGCTTCAGGATTACACTGGACATTTTCGCCGGTGTTATGTGTAGGGCGTGACGCCCGTTGGGGAAGAATTGATGAAACCTACGGTGAAGATGCGTGGTTAATTGGAGAAATGGCCTCCGCCACAATTAAAGGGTATCAAGGTGACGACGTAAGCTCGCCAGATTCTATTTTAGCGTGCGCAAAACACTACGTGGCTTATGGTGAAACCATTGGCGGGCGTGACTCGTATGAAGCCAATGTAACTAGACGCCAGTTGCTATCGACATTTTTACCGCCATTTGAAAAATCCGTGAAGGAAGCCAACGTTGCTTCGTTGATGACGGGGTATCACAGCAACGACGGAATACCGTGTACGATTGACGATTGGTTGTTAACCGATGTAGCAAAAACCGATTGGAATCTAGATGGCTTTATCGTGACAGATTGGGAAAACGTGCGTTCGTTGCATACGAAACAAACGGTATGCGAGAACGCCAAAGAAGCGTGTTATCAGTCATTAATTGCAGGCAACGATATGATGATGTCAACGCCAGAATTTTACCCTCTGACGGTGGAACTAGTTCAAGAAGGGCGCATTTCAGTTGCGACATTGGATTCATCTGTAAAACGCATTTTAACTAAGAAGTTTGAATTAGGTTTGTTTGATTCGATGGCCAATTACGCTCCAGAGCGAAGCTCAATTATGGGCATCGAAGCGCACCATGCAGTTTCATTAGAAGCCAGTCGTAAAGGCCTAGTGTTATTGAAAAACGATGGTGTGTTACCGATTAAACCTAACTCGCTAAAGAAAGTGCTTCTGGTTGGTCCGAACGCAGACGACGTGATCGCGCAACTTGGCGACTGGTCGTTCGGTTCGATCCAAGCAAGCATGACAAACGATACATTTCATCGAGAACAAACGGTCACACTGTTAGACGCGCTAACTCATGAAGCGAATGAGCAAGGGTTCGAGCTAGAATTTATTAAAGGTGCAGACTGCGTTGATGCATCGGTTGATGAAATCGATGCAATTAATTTGGCGTTGCCGACGGCGGATCTTGTTGTGGCATGTGTGGGAGATACTTTATCCCAAAACGGCGAGTTTCATGACAGAGCGAATTTGGACTTGAGTGGGCAGCAGCAAGCTATGCTTGAAACTATTAACCGCCACGATAAGCCTCTTGTGGTGTGTTTGATTGCGTCTAAACCATTAACGCTCCCTTGGGTAAAAGAACATGCAAATGCCATATTGTGTGGTTTTAACTCTGGCCCTAAAGGTGGACAAGCGCTTTCTGAGGCATTGTTTGGTCAACTAAACCCAGCTGGTAAATTAACCATTTCATTTCCCGTCCATGTTGGGCAAATTCCGGTGTATTACAACAAATATCAAGGTTGGCACGCGCACAATAGTGGCCAAACAAACGGTGAAGAACGCTACATTGATATGCCCTTAGACCCATTATTTAGCTTTGGTGAAGGGCTGTCATACAGCCGATTTAGCTACAGTAATATTCATATTCAGAACATGCACATTAACCCTGGACAAAATGTTGAAATATCGTTAGAACTTGAAAACCTATCTGATATAGATGGGGTCGAAATTGTGCAGGTGTACCTTCGCGATCTGTATTCCTCGGTCACTACTCCTATCAAAAAATTGTGTGGTTTTGCACGAGTTGAGCTTGCAGCGGGTGAGAAAAAAGAGGTGAATATTGTCGTACCGTTTGATGAACTGGCGCTCATTAATACGAAACTACAAAAGGTTGTTGAAGCAGGTGAGTTTGAATTTATGATTGGTGCATCATCTAAAGACCAAGATTTACAGCGTATTCGAGTCAGCGTAGAGCAATCTGTTGTACTAAATAAGAAATAG
- a CDS encoding aldose epimerase family protein — translation MSVNEHSAERKHWGEYNIFVLANENGVKVEVSDLGATIVNFWVKDRSNIKRNIVLGYDTDDEYLSGGAYIGAVVGPWGNRIRNGEFELNGKPVQLDQNEGNSHLHGGSCALHKRRWNVTASQKQSISLQTEVINGEGGYPADLTLRVTYHLNNDNELKIDYRVDSTGDCPVNPTQHAYFNLSGRHNDIRNHVVTIDADEYWQVDSASIPINRRSVSGTVMDFLSPKKVDIGLVSQDSEIKAAKGYDHCYIIKGDGVRNVARVFEPETGIKLEVLSDRPAIQFYTGNHLTGEVMSNGKPFVQYAGLCLETQAFPDQVNMPDESASALMSADKPFQSTTVYKVHVDLP, via the coding sequence ATGAGCGTGAATGAGCATAGTGCCGAGCGTAAACATTGGGGGGAATATAACATTTTTGTTCTCGCCAATGAAAACGGAGTGAAGGTTGAAGTCAGTGATTTAGGAGCGACGATTGTCAACTTTTGGGTGAAGGATAGATCAAACATTAAACGCAATATTGTGTTGGGTTATGACACTGATGATGAGTATCTCAGTGGAGGTGCGTACATAGGTGCCGTGGTTGGTCCATGGGGAAATCGAATTAGAAACGGTGAGTTTGAGCTCAATGGAAAGCCGGTGCAGTTGGACCAAAATGAAGGTAATAGTCATCTCCATGGAGGTTCATGTGCGCTGCATAAACGCCGTTGGAATGTTACTGCAAGTCAAAAGCAAAGTATTTCTTTACAAACGGAAGTGATCAATGGAGAAGGTGGGTATCCTGCCGATTTAACTTTACGCGTCACATATCATTTGAATAACGATAACGAATTGAAGATCGATTATAGAGTTGATTCTACGGGTGACTGCCCAGTAAACCCCACTCAGCATGCTTACTTTAATCTATCTGGCCGACACAATGATATTCGCAATCATGTTGTCACTATTGATGCCGATGAATACTGGCAAGTAGATAGCGCTTCAATTCCTATAAATCGTCGGAGTGTTTCTGGAACCGTCATGGACTTTTTGTCACCCAAAAAAGTCGATATTGGTCTCGTGAGCCAAGATAGTGAAATTAAAGCTGCTAAGGGTTACGACCACTGCTATATCATTAAAGGAGATGGGGTAAGAAACGTAGCACGGGTGTTTGAGCCAGAAACAGGAATAAAGTTAGAAGTTCTGTCTGATAGACCTGCGATTCAGTTTTACACCGGAAATCATTTAACTGGTGAAGTCATGTCAAATGGAAAGCCGTTTGTTCAATATGCAGGTCTATGCTTAGAAACTCAAGCATTCCCAGATCAGGTTAATATGCCGGACGAAAGTGCATCAGCCTTAATGAGTGCTGATAAGCCGTTTCAATCCACGACCGTTTATAAAGTACATGTTGATCTACCTTAG